The following DNA comes from Thermovenabulum gondwanense.
CTTGCTGCAGGAATAATCATTACTACAGGTTGGTTTATCAATCATTATGCCGGATTAATGCCGAATAAATCCGATTCAGCATGGGTCGATATGGCGATTTCTGTATGGCTTTCTGCTCTCTTAGGAGGAACCGTTGTTTTAGACCCAGTAAAGGGTTTGGTGAGGGGTGCTCAAGGGTTATTTCACGGGGCAAGTTTGGGGGTAACGCTTCCGACGGTATTTTTCCAGTTAATTGGTGCGACGATAGCCGGTTATCTCCTTTATTCTATAAGAAGGAGTGATGCATAATGTGGACCTGGCAGCATGTTTTAACGACAATTTTTGGAGGAATTATTTTCCCGTTGGTGATCGGAATGGTATGGGGGAAACTTGTGGAAGATTATAAGAGTTTTGGCGGTGTCCTTGCTGGCTTCTTTATAGTAGGAACTATATGGCTTTTAAACCACGGTATAGGATTAATGTACGAACCTCAGATGAATGCGGGCGGGGCATGGAGTGATATGGCTATTGCAGCATTCTGGGGACTTTTTGTAGCCGATCTTTTTGCCGGAAAGAAAATTG
Coding sequences within:
- a CDS encoding Lin0368 family putative glycerol transporter subunit, with amino-acid sequence MNFRRIFAGMITGAFVGFGVFTIWPSCLARWNWLGGWLAAGIIITTGWFINHYAGLMPNKSDSAWVDMAISVWLSALLGGTVVLDPVKGLVRGAQGLFHGASLGVTLPTVFFQLIGATIAGYLLYSIRRSDA
- a CDS encoding Lin0368 family putative glycerol transporter subunit, whose amino-acid sequence is MWTWQHVLTTIFGGIIFPLVIGMVWGKLVEDYKSFGGVLAGFFIVGTIWLLNHGIGLMYEPQMNAGGAWSDMAIAAFWGLFVADLFAGKKIDWEVIISGVLGGVLGGLLLFAMV